Proteins from one Deinococcus actinosclerus genomic window:
- a CDS encoding SGNH/GDSL hydrolase family protein yields MIVLLALGGSVGACDVAVVGDSTAEEDILTVPGLTWVAQWRSSLTDTEICNFALGGRSLAHFVKPHFLGATAEPEQWWEGFGPRHPGDRSWIIPGKSWMTTVRDSHPRTLVMAWGLNEIWEGAADGSFVTMYRDRLRSVVTQTRAWQPAPRIVLLTSLELQPDPAVMEAVPPSRLAAINDVTRQVAAESGSMLIDVNRAWRAYPKPSRLLDKSMGGNGISHPSTLGHLLISRIVMLSPLLPISHH; encoded by the coding sequence ATGATCGTGCTCTTGGCACTAGGCGGGTCTGTTGGCGCCTGTGACGTTGCGGTTGTAGGTGACAGCACGGCCGAAGAGGACATCCTGACCGTGCCAGGTCTGACCTGGGTAGCTCAGTGGCGCAGCAGCCTGACTGACACCGAAATCTGCAATTTCGCGCTGGGAGGCCGGAGTCTCGCCCACTTCGTGAAACCGCACTTCCTCGGGGCGACGGCTGAACCGGAGCAATGGTGGGAAGGGTTCGGTCCCAGGCATCCTGGGGATCGGTCATGGATTATCCCCGGAAAATCGTGGATGACCACTGTCCGGGACAGTCATCCACGCACCTTAGTGATGGCCTGGGGCCTGAACGAAATCTGGGAGGGTGCAGCCGATGGATCCTTCGTGACCATGTACAGGGACCGGCTGCGCTCGGTCGTTACACAGACCCGAGCGTGGCAGCCGGCCCCGCGCATTGTGCTGCTCACCAGCTTGGAGCTGCAGCCTGATCCGGCAGTAATGGAGGCTGTTCCTCCCAGTCGCTTGGCCGCCATCAACGATGTGACCAGGCAAGTCGCTGCCGAATCAGGGTCGATGCTGATTGACGTCAACAGAGCCTGGCGGGCGTACCCGAAACCATCTCGGCTGCTTGACAAATCGATGGGTGGTAACGGCATCAGCCACCCATCGACTCTGGGTCATCTCCTCATCTCGCGGATCGTCATGCTGAGTCCGTTACTTCCAATTTCTCACCACTGA